In Dolichospermum flos-aquae CCAP 1403/13F, the following proteins share a genomic window:
- a CDS encoding response regulator produces the protein MSIEMIGTHKIIFLVEDNKADIRLIQEALKTSSLPHQLVTVTDGIKAMTYLRQEGEYANVRHPDLILLDLNLPRKDGREVLAEIKSDPQLKRIPVIILTTSKNQDDIFHSYDLHANCYITKPRNLSQLFQIIQSIEDFWFSTATLP, from the coding sequence ATGAGCATCGAAATGATAGGAACACACAAAATAATCTTTTTAGTGGAGGACAATAAAGCTGATATTCGTCTCATTCAAGAAGCCTTAAAAACCAGTTCATTACCTCATCAATTAGTCACAGTTACAGATGGTATAAAGGCTATGACTTACCTCCGTCAAGAAGGAGAATATGCTAACGTACGACACCCTGATTTAATTTTATTAGATTTGAATTTACCCAGAAAAGATGGGAGAGAGGTATTAGCAGAAATTAAATCTGATCCTCAACTAAAACGCATTCCTGTCATCATTTTGACAACTTCAAAAAATCAAGATGACATTTTCCATAGTTACGACTTACACGCTAACTGCTACATTACAAAACCTCGTAATCTGAGTCAGCTATTCCAAATCATCCAGAGTATTGAAGACTTTTGGTTTTCTACCGCGACCTTACCATGA
- a CDS encoding hybrid sensor histidine kinase/response regulator, with product MITATSTLKILLIEDNLAEARLLQEFIKLTKSQNFSLVHVQKLQDGINQLNSEKYDVILLDLTLPDSQGLASIPQLLKQNPSNPIIVLTNTNDEELAIEAVRQGAQDYLVKRHVNPDTLVRSVRYAIERKQFLEQLNQINQTLETQVEEKTAELLKSQEINQLKSEFVSILSHDIRNPLNTILLAAGLLQRHNQGQKNDGEINHLQLIRSAIKNVSNLLDEASLIGKSDSGKLFYEPHILDLEKLCYELVQQSQLFAQEKQLNLIFTSSENCLEYLGDETLLKHIVSNLLNNAIKYSPPDSTVLFELIKQEKTVILRFQDQGIGMTETDQKQLFQPFHRGENVGIIPGSGLGLTIVKQCIIAHRGEITVNSQVGVGSTFTVTLPITK from the coding sequence ATGATTACTGCAACTTCCACATTAAAAATCCTATTAATTGAAGATAACTTAGCAGAAGCCAGGTTATTACAAGAGTTTATTAAACTCACAAAATCTCAAAATTTTAGTTTAGTTCACGTCCAAAAACTCCAAGACGGAATCAACCAATTAAACAGCGAAAAATACGATGTAATTTTGTTAGATTTAACCCTTCCTGACAGTCAAGGATTAGCTTCCATACCCCAGTTACTCAAGCAAAATCCTAGCAACCCCATCATAGTTTTGACTAACACAAATGATGAAGAACTAGCCATTGAAGCAGTGAGACAAGGAGCGCAAGATTATCTAGTCAAAAGACACGTAAATCCAGATACATTGGTGCGTTCTGTACGATATGCTATAGAACGTAAACAATTTTTAGAACAATTAAATCAAATTAATCAAACATTAGAAACTCAAGTCGAAGAAAAAACTGCGGAACTTTTGAAATCCCAAGAAATTAATCAGCTTAAATCTGAATTTGTTTCCATACTTTCCCATGATATTCGTAACCCTTTAAATACCATTCTTCTCGCAGCGGGATTACTACAAAGGCATAATCAAGGACAGAAAAATGATGGAGAAATCAATCATTTACAACTGATTCGCTCTGCTATCAAAAATGTATCAAATCTATTAGATGAAGCTTCATTAATTGGTAAATCTGATTCAGGTAAATTATTCTACGAACCACATATACTTGACTTAGAAAAATTATGCTATGAATTAGTACAACAATCTCAATTATTTGCCCAAGAAAAACAGTTGAATTTAATTTTTACCAGTTCCGAAAACTGTTTGGAATATTTGGGAGATGAAACCCTATTAAAGCATATTGTCAGTAATTTACTCAATAATGCCATTAAATATTCACCTCCCGATAGTACAGTCCTATTTGAATTAATCAAACAAGAAAAAACCGTAATTTTGAGATTTCAAGATCAGGGAATTGGGATGACAGAAACCGATCAAAAACAACTATTTCAACCATTTCACAGAGGAGAAAATGTGGGAATCATTCCTGGTAGTGGTTTAGGATTAACAATCGTCAAACAGTGCATTATAGCCCACAGAGGAGAAATTACAGTTAATAGTCAAGTGGGAGTAGGTTCAACATTTACCGTGACTTTGCCGATCACAAAATAG
- a CDS encoding B12-binding domain-containing radical SAM protein, with amino-acid sequence MRVLLVYPIFPSTFWSYEKILALVDRKVLLPPLGLVTVAAILPQEWEFKLVDRNIRAATEEEWAWADMVIFSAMIVQKQDLLEQIREAKRRGKLVALGGPYPTSTPHEVEAAGADYLILDEGELTLPMFVEAVQRGEKSGVFRAAEKPDVTGTPIPRFDLLEFNAYDMMSVQFSRGCPFQCEFCDIIVLYGRKPRTKTPAQLLAELDYLYDLGWRRGVFMVDDNFIGNKRNVKLLLKELKVWMADHQYPFNFDTEASIDLAQDQEMMELMVDCGFKAVFLGIETPDEDSLQLTKKFQNTRSSLTESVETIIRTGLRPMAGFIIGFDGEKAGAGDRIVRFAELAAIPSTTFAMLQALPNTALWHRLTKEGRLRENQDGNINQTTLMNFIPTRPLEELAREYVEAFCALYDPAAYLDRTYRCFMMLGSPKWTAPAKTPEWVVVRALLIVIWRQGFKRETRWKFWHHFFSILKHNPKVIEQYVSTCAHIEHFMEYRQIVRDEIESQLAEYLAQGAETPYVPVKEKAEAVV; translated from the coding sequence ATGCGTGTTTTGCTAGTTTATCCAATATTTCCAAGCACCTTTTGGTCTTATGAGAAAATTCTGGCGCTAGTTGACAGAAAGGTATTGTTGCCACCATTGGGTTTGGTGACGGTAGCGGCAATTTTGCCCCAAGAATGGGAGTTTAAGCTTGTAGATCGTAACATCCGCGCTGCCACAGAAGAAGAATGGGCATGGGCAGATATGGTGATTTTCTCCGCCATGATTGTCCAAAAACAAGACTTACTTGAGCAAATTCGGGAAGCGAAAAGACGCGGTAAGCTGGTGGCTTTGGGTGGTCCTTATCCTACCTCCACACCCCATGAAGTGGAAGCAGCAGGGGCAGATTACCTGATTCTCGATGAAGGGGAACTGACTTTACCCATGTTTGTGGAAGCTGTACAACGGGGTGAAAAATCTGGAGTTTTCCGGGCTGCTGAAAAGCCTGATGTCACTGGTACACCCATTCCCCGTTTTGATTTATTAGAGTTTAATGCCTATGATATGATGTCGGTGCAGTTTTCGCGGGGTTGTCCCTTCCAGTGCGAATTTTGCGACATCATTGTTTTATATGGTCGCAAACCTAGAACTAAAACTCCTGCACAACTTTTAGCCGAGTTAGATTATCTCTATGATTTAGGTTGGCGGCGGGGTGTGTTTATGGTGGATGATAACTTTATTGGCAATAAGCGCAATGTGAAATTGTTGCTGAAAGAGTTAAAAGTTTGGATGGCAGATCATCAATATCCCTTCAATTTTGACACAGAAGCTTCCATTGATTTGGCACAAGACCAAGAAATGATGGAGTTGATGGTTGACTGTGGATTTAAAGCCGTATTTTTGGGGATTGAAACCCCAGACGAAGATAGTTTACAACTAACTAAAAAATTCCAAAATACTCGCAGTTCCTTAACTGAGTCGGTAGAAACCATTATTAGAACTGGACTGCGGCCAATGGCTGGGTTTATTATTGGTTTTGATGGTGAAAAAGCGGGTGCAGGCGATCGCATTGTCCGTTTTGCCGAACTTGCAGCTATTCCTTCTACTACCTTTGCCATGTTGCAAGCGTTACCCAATACCGCCTTGTGGCATCGGTTGACCAAAGAAGGCAGATTGCGGGAAAACCAAGATGGTAACATCAATCAAACTACATTGATGAATTTCATTCCTACCCGTCCTCTAGAAGAATTGGCTAGGGAATATGTGGAAGCTTTCTGTGCTTTGTATGACCCTGCTGCTTATTTAGATCGCACCTATCGCTGTTTTATGATGTTGGGTTCTCCCAAATGGACAGCACCAGCAAAAACACCAGAATGGGTAGTTGTCAGAGCCTTATTAATTGTAATTTGGCGACAAGGATTTAAACGAGAAACTCGTTGGAAATTCTGGCATCACTTCTTTAGTATTCTCAAGCATAATCCCAAGGTAATTGAACAATACGTTTCTACCTGCGCTCACATTGAGCATTTTATGGAATATCGGCAAATTGTCCGTGATGAAATCGAAAGTCAATTAGCTGAATATTTAGCCCAAGGTGCAGAAACACCTTATGTACCTGTTAAGGAAAAAGCAGAAGCTGTAGTTTAA
- a CDS encoding addiction module protein — MKVDFAPIFELGLSEKLQLLEDLWDDIATKSANLPVLDWQKEELAQRKALHLQDPSLASSWESVKARIRSNISC; from the coding sequence ATGAAAGTAGACTTTGCACCGATTTTTGAACTAGGGTTGTCAGAAAAGCTACAACTTCTGGAAGATTTATGGGATGATATTGCTACGAAATCAGCTAATCTTCCTGTATTAGACTGGCAAAAAGAAGAACTTGCTCAAAGAAAAGCTCTCCATTTACAAGATCCCAGTTTAGCTAGTTCTTGGGAATCAGTAAAAGCAAGAATCCGTAGTAACATAAGTTGCTAG
- a CDS encoding DUF433 domain-containing protein yields the protein MLAQLDRITVNPNVCLGQPTIRGMRITVGFVLKLLASNLSVQEVLAAYPELEDEDIRQALNYAAWTVSDKIVGIPSA from the coding sequence GTGCTGGCTCAATTAGATCGGATTACTGTTAATCCCAACGTTTGCCTTGGACAACCAACAATTCGAGGAATGCGGATTACTGTGGGCTTTGTGTTGAAATTACTGGCTAGTAACCTTTCGGTTCAGGAAGTTTTAGCTGCTTATCCAGAATTAGAAGATGAAGATATTCGACAGGCGCTTAACTACGCAGCTTGGACTGTTTCAGATAAAATTGTAGGTATTCCTTCAGCATGA
- a CDS encoding DUF5615 family PIN-like protein, whose product MNNLRFLADVHISPLTVAALKLQGYEILRSTDLLPATAADIDILELARVEGRIIITQDLDFSMLIAVGKYNQPSLVTLRLSSAKPDVITQRLLEVLPQLEEELTQGSALTIDDNSVRIRKLPIR is encoded by the coding sequence ATGAATAATCTTCGCTTTCTTGCTGATGTGCATATTTCCCCTCTAACAGTTGCAGCTTTAAAATTGCAGGGCTATGAAATTTTGCGGAGTACAGATTTGCTCCCTGCAACTGCGGCTGATATAGATATTTTGGAACTTGCAAGAGTTGAAGGTCGAATTATTATCACCCAAGACTTAGATTTTTCGATGTTGATAGCTGTTGGTAAGTATAACCAACCAAGTTTGGTGACATTGCGGTTATCTTCTGCAAAGCCTGATGTGATTACACAAAGATTGTTGGAAGTTTTACCTCAGTTAGAGGAAGAACTTACTCAAGGTTCAGCCCTGACAATTGATGATAATTCTGTACGTATTCGTAAGCTGCCAATTCGTTGA
- a CDS encoding nucleotidyltransferase domain-containing protein gives MNINLKTILTRLKQELTDLYGELTSQRLRHRLQHLTLFGSQARGDAEPGSDIDVLVVLKSPVNPGEEIKRTGKAIADLSLEYDVVISCLFMDETHYQTRNGSLLRNIRKEGVLL, from the coding sequence ATGAATATTAACCTAAAAACTATTCTCACTCGCCTGAAACAAGAACTCACTGACCTGTATGGCGAACTGACAAGTCAACGCTTACGCCATCGCTTACAACACCTCACCCTTTTTGGCTCTCAAGCCCGTGGTGATGCAGAACCTGGATCAGATATAGATGTGTTAGTGGTGCTGAAGTCTCCTGTTAACCCCGGTGAAGAAATCAAACGCACAGGTAAAGCGATCGCTGATCTTTCCCTAGAATATGATGTTGTCATTAGCTGTCTTTTCATGGACGAAACCCACTATCAAACCCGCAATGGATCTTTGCTGCGTAATATCCGTAAAGAAGGCGTTCTTCTATGA
- a CDS encoding NAD-dependent epimerase/dehydratase family protein → MTKKRILVTGASGCIGHYISEALIENTNHELYLLVRNPNKLQVDTTARPGITILQGDMKEIGKFSDLLKTIDIAVLTATSWGGEGIFDINVFKTLELMSLLNPEKCEQVIYFSTASVLNNNNKPLKEAGEIGTDYIRSKYDCLHQIEKLAIFPKITTVFPTLVLGGDDKKPYSHLTSGIPEVTNYINLIRFLQADSSFHFIHGKDIATVIQYLIDYPPQQGDPRRFVLGQSALTANQAIEEVCAYLSKKIYFRIPLSLGLANVIIVLFRIQMAAWDRFCMNYRHFSYANAINPSSFNLPNYCATMSDVLKISGVKAGN, encoded by the coding sequence ATGACCAAAAAACGCATTTTAGTTACAGGTGCAAGTGGCTGTATCGGTCACTATATCAGTGAAGCCTTAATTGAAAACACCAATCACGAATTGTATCTACTAGTTAGAAACCCGAATAAACTCCAAGTTGATACTACAGCCCGTCCCGGTATTACTATTCTCCAAGGTGATATGAAAGAGATTGGTAAATTCTCTGATTTACTTAAAACTATTGATATTGCCGTATTAACAGCCACTTCTTGGGGTGGTGAGGGCATTTTTGATATCAATGTCTTCAAAACTCTAGAATTAATGAGTTTGTTAAATCCAGAAAAATGTGAGCAGGTAATTTATTTTTCCACTGCGAGTGTTTTGAACAACAATAATAAACCACTTAAAGAAGCGGGAGAAATTGGGACAGATTATATCCGTTCTAAATATGATTGTTTACATCAAATTGAAAAATTAGCAATTTTTCCCAAAATTACCACAGTTTTTCCTACCTTAGTATTAGGTGGTGATGATAAAAAACCTTATTCTCATCTCACATCTGGTATTCCTGAAGTTACTAACTATATTAATCTCATTCGTTTTTTACAAGCAGATAGTAGTTTTCACTTTATTCATGGTAAAGATATTGCCACAGTTATCCAATATTTAATTGATTATCCCCCACAACAGGGAGATCCACGCCGATTTGTTTTAGGACAATCAGCATTAACTGCTAATCAAGCCATTGAAGAAGTGTGTGCTTATTTAAGTAAAAAGATTTATTTCCGCATTCCTCTATCTTTAGGTTTAGCCAATGTGATTATTGTTTTATTCCGCATTCAAATGGCGGCTTGGGATCGATTCTGTATGAATTATCGTCATTTTAGCTATGCTAATGCCATTAATCCTAGCAGTTTCAATTTACCAAATTACTGTGCAACCATGAGTGATGTTTTGAAAATTAGCGGCGTGAAAGCTGGGAATTAA
- a CDS encoding protein kinase domain-containing protein: MRQCLNPDCLFPNPDNFQYCQKCGNKLLLRERYIPKSILGQGGFGRTFLAIDEDKPSKPYCVIKQFLPQAQGTDSIEKASELFSQEAQRLEELGKHPQIPELMAYFTSDNRQYLVQEFVKGETLQRELDKNGVFGEQQIRELLIELLQILEFVHSQQVIHRDIKPENIIRSSDNQLFLVDFGAAKIVKPQQRTATGTIIGSAEYCAPEQSMGKPLFISDLYSLGVTCLHLLTGMSPFDLYSPMEGEWVWRDYLNGNVVSDELGKILEKLASPIAKYRYQSVKKVIQELYFVDQKPNSQPPFDKPEISVIKVPSQYQKLEKLLADGKWKKADDETRRIILTLANRGIPGYLTIDNVLDIPSEDISIIDNLWVKNSNGRFGFSVQKQIYESVGGTTTYNHQIWNKFIDKVGWRKGENLLSDNEITFDIKAPKAHLPFFPVGLIWWWKVVISLYSQDDYWKAVIIVLILRS; encoded by the coding sequence ATGCGTCAATGTCTTAATCCTGACTGTCTTTTTCCTAACCCTGATAATTTTCAATATTGTCAAAAGTGCGGTAATAAGTTACTTTTGCGTGAAAGGTATATACCTAAATCAATTTTAGGTCAGGGTGGTTTTGGTAGAACATTTTTAGCTATTGATGAGGATAAACCATCAAAACCTTATTGTGTAATTAAACAATTTTTACCCCAAGCACAGGGAACAGATAGTATTGAAAAAGCATCCGAGTTATTTTCACAGGAAGCACAACGTTTAGAGGAGTTAGGTAAGCATCCTCAAATACCTGAGTTAATGGCTTATTTTACATCTGATAATCGTCAATATTTAGTACAGGAATTTGTGAAAGGGGAAACTCTACAAAGGGAGTTAGATAAAAATGGCGTTTTTGGTGAACAGCAAATTAGAGAATTATTAATAGAACTGTTACAGATATTGGAGTTTGTTCATAGTCAACAGGTAATTCACCGAGATATTAAACCAGAAAATATTATTCGCAGTAGTGACAATCAGTTATTTTTAGTAGATTTTGGTGCGGCGAAAATAGTCAAACCACAGCAACGCACAGCTACAGGGACAATTATTGGATCTGCTGAATATTGCGCTCCTGAACAGTCAATGGGTAAACCATTATTTATTAGTGATTTATATAGTTTAGGGGTAACTTGTTTGCATTTATTAACAGGAATGAGTCCGTTTGATTTATATAGTCCAATGGAAGGGGAATGGGTATGGAGAGATTATTTGAATGGAAATGTGGTAAGTGATGAATTAGGAAAGATTTTGGAAAAATTAGCAAGTCCTATTGCGAAATATCGTTATCAATCTGTAAAAAAAGTGATACAGGAGTTATATTTTGTAGATCAAAAACCTAATTCTCAACCACCTTTTGACAAACCTGAAATATCTGTTATCAAAGTACCCAGTCAGTATCAAAAACTAGAGAAATTGTTAGCAGATGGTAAATGGAAAAAAGCAGATGACGAAACAAGACGGATAATATTGACACTTGCTAACCGGGGAATACCAGGTTATTTAACCATAGACAATGTTCTTGATATTCCCAGTGAAGACATTAGCATTATAGACAATTTATGGGTAAAGAATAGTAATGGACGCTTTGGTTTTTCTGTACAAAAGCAGATTTATGAAAGTGTGGGGGGAACAACAACTTACAACCACCAAATCTGGAATAAATTTATAGATAAGGTAGGATGGAGAAAAGGAGAAAATTTACTCTCTGATAATGAAATTACCTTTGACATAAAAGCACCAAAAGCGCATCTTCCCTTTTTTCCCGTAGGTTTGATATGGTGGTGGAAAGTAGTTATTAGTTTGTATTCTCAAGATGATTACTGGAAAGCGGTTATAATAGTTCTGATCTTGCGTTCATAA
- the hemE gene encoding uroporphyrinogen decarboxylase: protein MGVSLTAPLLLRAARGEQVDRPPVWMMRQAGRYMKAYRDLRDKYPSFRDRSEIPEVAIEVSLQPWRAFQPDGVILFSDIVTPLPGMGIDMDIAEGKGPIIYSPIRTQEQVDQLHSLDPETALPFIKTILQALRQEVGNQSTVLGFVGAPWTLAAYAVEGKGSKTYSIIKNMAFSDPTILHQLLTKLADSIADYVRYQIDCGAQVVQMFDSWAGQLSPQDYDTFALPYQKMVFQKVKATHPDTPLILLVTGSAGLLERMPASGADIITVDWAVDMADARARLGKHVKVQGNLDPGVLFGSKEFIRDRVLDTVRKAGNWGHILNLGHGVLPETPEENVAFFFETAKNLNALV, encoded by the coding sequence ATGGGTGTTTCCTTAACGGCTCCTCTCCTCCTTAGGGCTGCTCGTGGTGAACAAGTAGATCGTCCTCCTGTATGGATGATGCGACAAGCGGGACGCTACATGAAAGCTTACCGGGATTTACGGGATAAATATCCTTCATTCCGCGATCGCTCGGAAATTCCTGAAGTAGCGATCGAAGTTTCCCTCCAACCCTGGAGAGCTTTCCAACCCGACGGAGTAATTTTGTTTTCCGATATTGTCACCCCCTTACCAGGAATGGGGATTGACATGGATATTGCGGAAGGGAAGGGACCGATTATTTATTCGCCCATACGCACCCAAGAACAAGTTGATCAACTGCATTCCTTAGATCCAGAAACAGCACTGCCGTTTATCAAAACGATTTTGCAAGCATTACGGCAGGAAGTAGGCAATCAATCAACGGTGTTAGGCTTTGTTGGCGCACCTTGGACTTTAGCAGCTTATGCGGTGGAAGGTAAGGGTTCTAAAACCTATTCCATCATCAAAAACATGGCCTTCTCAGATCCGACAATTCTCCATCAGCTACTCACAAAATTAGCAGATTCTATTGCTGATTATGTCCGCTATCAAATTGATTGTGGCGCTCAAGTAGTACAGATGTTCGATTCTTGGGCAGGACAATTAAGCCCTCAAGATTATGATACCTTTGCTCTACCTTATCAAAAAATGGTGTTTCAGAAAGTTAAAGCTACTCATCCTGACACACCATTAATTTTGTTGGTGACAGGTAGTGCCGGACTTTTGGAAAGAATGCCTGCTTCTGGTGCAGATATCATTACTGTAGACTGGGCAGTAGATATGGCAGATGCCAGAGCTAGATTAGGTAAGCACGTCAAAGTACAGGGTAATCTTGATCCGGGTGTATTATTTGGTTCTAAGGAATTTATCCGCGATCGCGTTTTGGACACTGTTCGCAAAGCCGGTAACTGGGGACATATCCTTAATCTCGGACATGGTGTATTACCAGAAACTCCAGAGGAAAACGTCGCTTTCTTCTTTGAAACCGCAAAAAACCTCAACGCTTTGGTTTAG
- a CDS encoding helix-turn-helix domain-containing protein, which yields MLLSFKTALIPNNRQITAFRKASGVARHAYNWENAQIIDILATRKEGEKLKLPSAIDLHKKLVAEVKSEHAWYYEVNKNVHRDLNAAKNIDRWFADIFIPVA from the coding sequence ATGCTTTTATCATTCAAAACTGCACTAATTCCAAATAACCGACAGATTACAGCTTTTCGCAAGGCTTCTGGAGTCGCTAGACACGCTTACAACTGGGAAAATGCTCAAATCATAGATATTTTAGCTACTCGCAAAGAAGGCGAAAAACTTAAATTACCATCAGCGATTGACTTGCATAAAAAGTTAGTCGCCGAGGTTAAATCTGAACACGCTTGGTATTACGAAGTTAACAAAAATGTCCATCGTGACCTCAACGCAGCTAAGAATATTGACCGATGGTTTGCGGATATTTTTATCCCTGTAGCGTAG
- a CDS encoding DUF4360 domain-containing protein — translation MNHQNFQNKSIKFVQTSLAAAALMIASVGPAFADSKVKIVGAGYGGNGCPEGSASVNVSPDGQELSILFDQFIALGNKSSEARKSCNLSIPIQVPQGFQISLYDADYRGYVAPGTTGKLRAEYFFAGQRGPVFSRTFRGETEYNVRDKLVTVGDVWSACGDSVNMRVNAAMIASGQGMATVDSFDLAHRGLVYHVKYRQCR, via the coding sequence ATGAATCATCAAAATTTCCAGAATAAATCTATCAAGTTTGTACAAACTTCTCTGGCTGCCGCTGCACTGATGATAGCTTCTGTCGGGCCTGCCTTTGCTGACAGCAAAGTTAAAATCGTAGGTGCAGGATATGGTGGTAATGGTTGCCCTGAAGGATCTGCTAGTGTCAACGTTAGTCCCGATGGTCAAGAGCTAAGTATTCTATTTGATCAATTTATCGCTCTGGGAAATAAATCATCAGAAGCACGCAAAAGCTGTAATTTGAGCATTCCGATTCAAGTACCCCAAGGGTTTCAAATTTCCCTCTACGATGCTGATTATCGGGGCTATGTTGCTCCCGGTACAACGGGGAAACTAAGAGCAGAATACTTTTTTGCTGGTCAGCGTGGCCCCGTCTTTTCTAGAACCTTTAGAGGGGAAACTGAGTACAACGTTCGAGATAAATTAGTGACTGTAGGTGATGTCTGGTCAGCCTGTGGTGATAGTGTAAATATGCGGGTGAATGCTGCGATGATCGCTAGTGGTCAAGGGATGGCCACTGTTGACTCTTTTGATCTCGCCCATCGCGGTTTAGTTTACCACGTGAAATATCGTCAGTGTCGGTAA
- the rd gene encoding rubredoxin, which translates to MTKYICKVCGYIYDPEAGDEDSGIAPGTAFKDIPDHWDCPVCSAQKDDFELYEE; encoded by the coding sequence ATGACGAAATATATATGTAAGGTTTGTGGTTATATCTATGACCCAGAAGCAGGTGATGAAGATAGTGGTATAGCACCAGGAACAGCTTTTAAAGATATTCCAGATCATTGGGATTGTCCAGTTTGTAGTGCCCAAAAAGATGACTTTGAGTTATACGAAGAGTAA
- a CDS encoding NAD(P)/FAD-dependent oxidoreductase: MLPLQIVVIGGGAAGFFGAIACAEANPQAQVTLIEASRQPLAKVLISGGGRCNVTHACFEPKILVQNYPRGGKALLGAFTRFQPLDTIAWFTEHGVNIKTEADGRMFPITDRAETIAECLIKATFDAKIELCIGTPVTAVTRKNAGFEILLKSGETKECDCLLLATGSSLAGYKIARELGHDIQPPVPSLFTFNIADPQLRELAGISVNSVNLRLPGTGKTPFQQTGPLLITHWGVSGPAVLKLSAWGARILHENRYQHKLLINWLPDLSQEEVRQKLLTVKAEWGQKAIALHRGVDLPHRLWQYIINRTHIPTEERWATISNKTLNQLVLEISQGEHLITGKGAFKEEFVTCGGVNLKEVNFKTMESKIVPGLHFAGEILDIDGVTGGFNFQSAWTTAYLAGQSMTKSTEDN; this comes from the coding sequence TTGTTACCCTTGCAAATTGTAGTTATTGGTGGTGGGGCGGCGGGATTCTTTGGTGCGATCGCTTGTGCTGAAGCTAATCCTCAAGCCCAGGTTACTTTAATCGAAGCTAGTCGTCAACCTTTGGCGAAAGTTCTCATTTCCGGTGGAGGACGTTGTAACGTTACTCATGCTTGTTTTGAACCCAAAATTTTAGTTCAGAATTATCCTAGAGGTGGTAAAGCCCTGCTGGGTGCATTTACCCGGTTTCAACCTCTAGACACCATAGCTTGGTTTACGGAACATGGGGTGAATATAAAAACGGAAGCTGACGGCCGGATGTTCCCAATTACAGATCGGGCAGAAACCATTGCTGAATGTTTAATTAAGGCGACTTTTGATGCCAAAATAGAACTTTGTATTGGCACACCTGTTACCGCTGTCACTCGTAAAAATGCCGGGTTTGAAATTCTGCTCAAATCGGGAGAAACGAAAGAATGCGATTGCTTACTTTTGGCTACAGGTAGCAGTTTAGCAGGTTATAAAATCGCTAGAGAATTAGGTCATGACATCCAACCCCCTGTACCTTCTTTGTTCACCTTTAATATTGCAGATCCTCAACTGCGGGAATTAGCAGGAATTAGTGTTAATTCTGTAAATCTGCGCTTACCTGGGACTGGAAAAACCCCATTCCAACAAACAGGCCCCTTGTTAATTACCCATTGGGGTGTGAGTGGTCCAGCAGTATTGAAACTTTCGGCTTGGGGGGCGAGAATTCTCCATGAAAACCGCTATCAACATAAATTATTGATTAATTGGTTGCCAGATTTATCCCAAGAGGAAGTGAGACAAAAACTTTTAACAGTCAAAGCTGAATGGGGACAAAAAGCGATCGCCCTCCATCGTGGTGTAGACTTACCTCATCGGCTTTGGCAATATATTATCAATCGTACCCATATTCCCACAGAAGAACGTTGGGCAACCATCTCCAACAAAACCCTAAATCAACTAGTCCTAGAAATCTCCCAAGGAGAACACCTAATTACAGGTAAAGGCGCATTTAAAGAAGAATTTGTCACCTGTGGAGGAGTCAACCTCAAAGAAGTCAACTTCAAAACAATGGAAAGTAAAATAGTCCCCGGCTTGCATTTTGCCGGTGAGATATTAGATATTGATGGTGTTACAGGTGGCTTTAACTTCCAAAGTGCTTGGACAACAGCCTACTTAGCCGGTCAATCCATGACAAAATCAACAGAAGATAACTAA